The DNA segment AGGACAATATAAACATATGGCAAGCGCAACCACAAACGCGTACAAGGCTCTCAGCCTTTATAACGATGATCTTTTAAAGGATCAGAACCCGAACGCATACGCGGAACTGCTCAAATATAAACAGCAATGGGCGCAGGCGGACGCGTCCGGAGATAACGCCGGAATGGCGGCGGCAAGAAACAGCGCGGAGAATATACGTAAAGCAGCCGGATACACAACCAACGACGACGGATCAGGGTATATCCCTTATTCACAGCCGGCAGCAGCATATACACCGACAGCAGCATATACGCTTGAAAACCCGTATAAGTCGCTCCAGGAAGAGACGAATCAAAAGCTTGCCGCCATGAAAAAGACAGAGCTCGAATCCGCCGACAACGGCTATAACACGCTCGAGCGGCAGGCGTATATCAATAAACGTCAGACAGAGGCAAACATGCCGGCGACGCTTGCACGCACCGGGCAGACGGGCGGCATGGCGGAATCGACAGCTATCAAGCCTTCCGTCGCATACGGGAATCAGCTCTCGCAGATCGGCGCCGAACGGCAGAACGCAAAGAACACCATAAATCAAAATTACGGTAATAAAGAATTGCAGTACGCGATTGACTTCGCGGACAAAATTATCGCGCAGAATAACTATCAGGCACAGTTCGACTATCAGAAACAACGTGACAGCGTATCAGATCAGCAGTATAAGCAGAGCTTTGATTATAACGCCGCCCGCGATATCATAGGCGACAAACAGTATGACAAGAACTTTGATTACAACGCGGCGCGTGATACCATAACCGACAATCGGTACGCCGATCAGCTCGCATATCAAAAGCAGCAGAACGAGCTTGACCGACAATATCAGCAATCTGTATTCGATTACAATAAAACCCGTGACAATGTCTCGGACACGCGCTATGCGGATGAGACGTCATATGAACGCAATATATATCAGGAGCAGCTTGAGCAGAAAGCCGCCGAAGCCGCGGCACAGGCAAAGACCGACGCGGAAGCCGCGGCATATGACAAAGCAATCAATATCGCAAAATATACCGGCGATTATTCCGAACTCGAAAAGCTTCTCGGCTCTCCTTCCGGAAGCATATCAAATTATCAGAAGACGCTCGCACAACAGGAAGCGAATAGCAGCTTTTCGGAATTAGGAGATTACACGAAATCTCTTATTGAAGCGTCAAAAGACTATTTAGGGAAAACCGACGCAAAGGTATTCGAGCAGAAATTTAAGGTATTCGAGCAGAAATTTAAGGAAGCTCTCTCGAAAGGTCTTGTTACTCAAAATGAATATGAGGCGGCAAAAATTCAAGCGGGCATAACCGAAGCAAAAGACGGCACGCTTGTGGCGAAAAAATATGAAGAATATCCTTCTACTAAAGACATGCCTTATAATTATCTTTTGAAATTGTATAACGATTTTAAGAATTCTGATCAGGATAAGTTAACGGACGACGAATTGATATTCTATAACGATGTAATTGATGAACTTGATAAACGGAAAAAAAACAATAAAATAACAATTCCAAATGTGTTAAACAAAAATACAGAGAAACAAGAAAATCCTTTGTCAAAATCAATCATGTATCAAGGAAACAACAGAAATTATACTCCATCTTCAACGGCTAATGTATCTCCACAATCTTCGGGCAATGTATCAGAGACAAGCGGAACAAACCAACCTCCGCAATATATAAAAGATGAATTCGGGACATGGACAAACGCCGATTTTGTAGATATGAGTGATGAAGACATAATAAAAGCCGTAAACTCAGGAAAAATGATACCGAAGGAAATTAACGGTGTTCTTTATTTGATGAAACAAGAGGGATAATATGACAAATAATGAATTGTCAGAACTGCTCAAAAAAAGAAAAAACACGTTTGCTCAAAAAGCGCAAAATCAAATTTACAATGATGCACTTAAAAAAACTCCAGAGCAAATTTATGCAGATTTTGCAAATATTGATATGTCAAAAAGCAGAATTGAAGAACTGCTTAACAAAAGAAATAATATATATCATATAAAAACGCCGGAGCAACTATATTCAGAAATTGCAGATTATAAAATCGCTGAAAAGGAAGCTTCCAGACAAAAAAATAAAAGTACAGTCAATAAAGGCGAAAGCGATCTTATATACAATGCTGTCAATGCAGTAAGAACAAAAAACAACGTAGATAAGTCCGCTTCATCCGGAAATAACAGCGTTTCAAAATATCTTGACTCCGTAAGCGATTCCGATTCAAGCCTCCCGAGGTTCCAGCGCGGAAGCGATAACAAACTGCATTATATCAGCTCTGAAAATAACCTTTACAAATATATGACGGACAGCGAAGCGGAGGAATATAACAAAGTATACAACGATTACGGTGTATATGCCGCCACTGACTGGGCCCGGCGTAAGCTCCCCGAACTTCGGGAACGCTCCGCAGCCGATATCGCGGAAGCCGGAAGCGGAATGAACACGGCCGAGAAGATTTTTCTTTCGTCTGTGCCTTCAGGATTTTTGAATTCAATAGAGGGAATAAGAAACACTCCCGCTGCGCTCGCGGACACAATGCTTTCAGCACAGAAAGCCGCAAATCCAAATCTAAGAGATATACCCTATATCGATACAAAATCATCTTCAGCGGCGGTAAAAGCTTCACCGGCAATAAGAGAAAGCATTGATAGTAAAGTCGGTAGATTTATATACGACGCGAGCGAAACCATAGCGAATCAGGTTATACCTATAGCGGTCGGTCTTGCGACCGCCGGCGCGGGATCCGCAATATCAGAGGCGGCACAATCGGCAGCGTTCGCTTCTCAGATATACGGAAATGTGTATAACGCAACACTTGAACAGGGCGCCACGCATGGACAGGCGGCAGAATACGCCATTGTAAACACTGCGCTTGAGGTCGGACTTCAAAAAGCTCTCGGCGGTCTGCCCGGTTATGGCAGTATCGCAAGCGGCAAAGCCGCCGAACTTGCGACAAAAAACATAACAAGCGCGACCGCGAAATTCTTTGTCCGTATGGGCTTCAATATGCTCAGTGAAGGAACAGAAGAAGGTCTTCAGGAATTAATCGATCCGCTTGTCAGAAACATTATACTCAACGAAAAAAACGAAATTAAGCTTTCCACACCACAGGCGTGGTATGCTTTCCTCCTCGGAGCGACAAGCGCCGGCATTCTCTCCGCTCACAGCATAGCCTCCGATGTCCGTAACGAAAAAATTCTTACGGAAGTAAATAACCTTACATCGGAAGAAAAAAAGATATATGACGAATCCAAAAAACAGGCTGAAAAAGTATTAAAGGAAAAAGGCAAGCTTACAGAATTATCCGCAGATAACACGGCGGGAACAGAGCTTAACCCGCAAGCCGCGCCGGGCTTTAACGAAAGCACGGAAAGCAAGGAAAACGTATTATCCGCAGAAAACGCGCTTAAATCGCAAAATAACGCGGTTTTAGAGGGGCAGAACAATAACCCCGCGTTCAGAGAAGCACCATCCGCAAACAAGGTATCGGAAACCGAAACTGTAACAGATAAACGCAGATCACAAACGCTATATACGGCAAGTGTCGAAAATGTGGACAGCGAAACCGCAGACGCAGCTGTCCGTATCGGCGAAAGGCTCGGGCGCGAAATTATATTCTATTCAGAAGACGCAAACAATGGCGTAATTAAAAACGGTTATCTTTCCAACGGGAAAATATATATCAACGCAAAAAGCGGCAGAGTTCTTGAAAAAATTGTATCTCACGAACTCACTCATACCCTTGAAGCTTCCGGGAGCTATGTAAAGTTCAGCGATTTTATAATCAAAAAACTTTTGACTGAAAAAGGAAAAACGAGCTTTGACAAGCTCGTTTCCGATACCATAGGTATTTATGCCAAAAGAGGCGTGACTATTGATGAAACCGGAGCAAAGTCCGAAATAGTCGCCGATTATGTCGCCGAACACCTTTTGACGGACGAAACCGCCATAAATGAAGTTGTCGGGCAAAGCAAAAGCGTAGGACAGCGTATATATTCATGGCTCTCCGGGATTATATCCGAAGCAACGGGCAATAAAGAAAAGGCCATGCTTATAAAAGCGAAGCTGCTTTACGCGAAAGCTCTTGCGGAGGTCGACCAGAATAGGACGGAGAACAAAACAGAGCCGCAAAATGGTACCAGTATTATTTCATTCGATATATCTTTGGGCGATAATAATGATATGATTGCATTGTTACGGAAAAAACAAAATGAATTTATTAACTCAAATTACATTTTCGATATAAGCAAAACTGTGTTAAAAGAGGCGAAGACCCAAACGGAATCTATATCAAATTATTTTGATGAGATAGGAAACAGAGCATTTAATCCACGTCTTGGAGTAGTTGAACTTAAGCATGCTGGCGCTAAGACGACTATATTTCATGGTTTCGGGAAAGATAAAATGTTAGCCGTTGGAGCTATAAAAAATGTTATTGAAAATGGTAACATCATTGATTATCAAGATAACTGGAAAAATAGATCATATGATACATATGTAATTGCAGGAAAAGGTAAAATAAATAATGTTGATTCTATTGTAGGAGTTATTGTAAAAGCATATCCTCATCAAAAAATGAATAGTAAATTTTATCTACACGAAATGATAAAGATAGAAACAGAATTACACATCATTGACGGTGCTGTCATTAAAAATGGCGAGACAACCGTGAGTAATTCTGTTTCTGACCCCAATATATCACAAGATACACCGAAAGTCAATAATAGTATACGCGAAAATTCAGAAAATGATACGTCAGTGAATGAAAATGACACGTCATCAGACGCAAATAGTTCATATTCCCCCGCCGCAAAAGAACTTACGGCGGAGGCGGAGAACGGGGAGACAAAGTTTTCATTCAACGGAGTTAATAAAGACGGAATCGAAGTATATGAAACAAATCCTGAAGTAAAAAAAATGAGATACAAAGATAGGAAAAAGTTGTTTATAGAAAGACTTGAGGAAGAATATTGCATACGAACGGCTAAATTCTATCGAAACGGACATTATGAATATGCTTTGTTTTCACCTGATTATGGGAAAATGGTATATGGGGATCAAAACTCTGATAGTAAAGGCAATAATGCAAGAACAAATCTTGGCGCATCGGGAGATATTTTCTTGCTTTTGGAAAATTCAAAATATAATAATTCTTCTAGGGATAAAGATAAGCATGCAGATACGGATCATTGGGATTATTATGTTAAAACAGTGCAAGTGGATGGCGAATTATTTGATGTTATTGCAAATATTAAATATGAATATGCCAAGCAAAAATACATATACACAATACAAATGAATAAAAAAGCAGAAGCTGTGCCAGCTCCGAGTATATTACCCGAGGGCAATAACTCTTACAATGGAGTGAACACAGCTTCTGTTGTTGACCCCAATATACCACAAAATACACCGGAAGTCAAGACTAGTATACGCGAAAATTCAGAAAATGATACGTCTGTGAAAACGGATGAAAAATCTTCTATTTCCGCGGTCGGCACGAAAGCAAATACCCAGGTACGAAATGCCGAATGGTATCGAAAATACAACCAGGCAATGAAAGCCGCCGAAGAATCGGCGGTAAACAAGGTAAACAAAGAATACGCAGATAAAAAAGTAAGCCCGGAATTTTCGCAAGCAGTCGAAACGATTCGATATAAAAACGTAATGGCGGACGCTTTGAACAAACTAAAAGCCGGCGAAATGACCGCCGACGATGTGAACACATTGAAAACAGCCGTCAAAAACAAGGTATCCGCTGATTATCAGGTCAGAGAATATCAGAAATTATTGGAATCCGAAAAAACCTTGTCGAAATCGAGAGCACGCGAAAGCATACTCCGTCAGAAAGTCGCCGACGCTGCCGAAGCGGAAAAGCAATACAAGCTTATTATTTCATGGCTCCAAACAAAAGAGGAACGCGCCGCAAATAAAAGCCTGACCGAATATATCAAAAGCAAGGATAAACAGGAGCGCATGACAAAAGCGCGGGAAAAGATACTTTCGAGAACTTCGAATTTAACAAAATGGCTTTCTGATCCAAAGGAAGCCGGTCAGAAGTATGTCCCGCAGCCGATGCAGAAGCCGCTCGCTGAGCTATTGAATATGTTTGATTTAGGGAAATCGAACGCGGCGTATGGGATAAAACAAGGGCTTGCGAATGTCGTTACCGAATATCTTTCATCAGAAAGAAGTAATTCCGAAAACGGCATAACCTATACATTCGACTATGACATTTTGAACAAGATATCACAATTCAACCAGTTCGAAGAAAATTCCTTCAACAAAATGCCGGTTGAGCAGATAGAGCTGCTCGATGAAATAATCAGCAGCTTATACAGCACAGTCACAAGCGCGAACAAGCTTTTCGCGAATAAAAGATACGCACACGCGAACGACCTGGGACGCGCAAGCTATGAAGAAATAGAAGCAAAGAAAAACCGCCCCGCAATTCTATCCGCGGGCAAAATGGCAAGCTTTATGAGTACCGGCATGATAAAAGCCGGCACATGGTTCAGATCGACAGGGAAAGTCGGGGAATCAATATATAATTCTCTGCTTGATGGCTTTGAACGCAAGACATATCATATCAGGGATTCACAGCAATTTGTCAGTGACCTGTTCAAAGAGATTGACATAAAGCAAAGCGACCTTGATCAGATCACCGGTACAAAGGCGTTGAAAAGTACATATAAGCTCGAGGGTGGCGGCGAAATAACCTTAAACAAGTCTCAGATTATGGATTTGTATCTTCTTTCAAGACGGAAACAGGCGCTACAGCATATCCTCGAGGGCGGCGTAAAAGTAGAAACAGAGGGCGGAGGCATAATAAACGATTTTGTCCGCCGTAAAATTGAAAGTCAGAAAGCGTCAATATTGACAGAGGGCGACATAAATAAAATAACCGACACTCTGAGCGCAAAGGAGAAAAAGCTCGCGGAAAAGCTTCAGCAGTACGCGGCGAAGGTCGTCGGCGGCTGGGGAAACGAAACAAGCATGCAGCTCTTCGGATATGAGAAGTACAAGGACGCCAATTACTGGACCATACGCACGTTAAAAGAATATATCGCTATAAACGAAGCGAATAAACTCGACGATAAAGCGAAGCTTTCCGCAAAACACCCAGGCTTTTCAAAGGAGCTTGTCCCGGACGCGAGTAATCCTATTATGCTCGGCGATGTCTTCTCTGTATTCTCAACACATGTCGCGGACGTCGCCGCATATAACGCATATGCCGCGGCGGTCGAGGACAGCAACCGGTGGATAAATTATAATTTTAAAAAAGACTATGAGTTGCGCGGGAATGTCCCCGAAAAAGGCGCGGGAACGCTAAGAAGCGCAATGACAGAAACCTTCGGAAAAGATTTTGTCAATTATTACACGAGGTTCATAGTCGATCTGAACGGCAAGCAGACGAATGATCCTTCGTTCATTGACAGCTCTCTCGGAAAATACAAAGCCGCCATGATAGGAGCGAATATATCCGTTATCGTTCAGCAGCCGACGGCATATTTCCGCGCCGGAGCGATACTCGACGCGCAGGACCTCATAAAAGGCGTGGCGCGGCTCGCTCCGGCGATACGCAAGGCAAAGGAATACAGCTCTCTCGCGCTTTGGAAAAGCTATGGATATTACGAAACCGGAATAGGGCAAAGCATAAAAAAGATCATAACCGGTCAGCAAAACTTATCCGAAAAAATAAAAGATACGTTGATGCAGCCGGCGGCGCGTGCTGATGAAATAACGTGGGGCTATTTATGGAACGCGTGCGAGGAAAATGTAAAGCGAAAACATCCGGAATTGAAATATAACTCGGAAGAATTTAATTCGAAGGTGAAAGGCTTATTCGATGAGGTTATTGACAAAACGCAGGTCATTGATACCGTTTTCCACCGCAGTCAGTTAATGCGCAGCAATGAAACCTTTAATAAAATAACCACTTCATTTATGAGCGAACCTACGACGACATATAACGTCATATATGAAGCAATGGACACATTCGCGAATAAAAGCAGCAAGGCGAACGCAAAAAAGCTTGTCAAGGCAATAACGGCAAGCTATATCGCAATTCTCGCGGCAAACGCCATGAAAAGCCTTGTTGGTGCTTTACGAGACGACGATGACGAAAAGGATTTCGGAGCTAAGTTTGAAAACAAAATGGAACAGAACCTTTTTGGATGGTCGGGAGATCTGAACCCGCTTTCATGGCTGCCGCGCTTCCGCGACGTTATGTCTATGCTCGAAGGGTATACCGTAGACCGTATGGATATGGCAGGCGCTCAGGCATTGGTAGAGGCAGGAGAAGCTGCGATTTCTTTAGCGGCGGGAGACACAAAAGCAAGCGATTATGACGTCACTCTGAAAATATCAAAAGGGATCAGCGCCGTATCCGGGTATCCGATATCAACAATTATGCGTGATATGGACGCGACATACCGGGCATTCAGCGGTAAAAACTTCGGAAATACGTTTTTAATAAAACGCAAGTACATTGATACGGCGGAGGATATCCTTTCCGGAGAAGAAACGGCGTATCAAAAAGGACTTTCCGAAGCTATAAAAAAAGACAAAGAAGCGGAATATGTGTCAAGCATAAAAACGGCGCTCGCGTTTTCGGACGATGCGCGTATAAAGGAAGCAGCGGAAGCAAAACGCACCGACGACGATATCACATATGATAAAAATATTCAGCTGCTTGTAAAGGACGGAATCCCGGAGGACGTCGCGAAAAGCGCGGTGACGAAATATTTTAACGCAACATATGTTCCGGCATACAGCTATAATGATCTTGCTCAGCTTGTTACTTTCGGAGCGGAGGCGGGAGATTCAAATGAATCAAGCAAAATGTATTCCGCTCAAAAAACGGTAATAGAAGAGCTTGTATCAAAAGGACGGACAAAAGCCGCCATACGTTCACAGCTTACGGAACAGCTGAGACCGTTATATCTCAAGATTTTCGAGAATTATATAAAAACAGAGGGCGAAAGCGAACAAAAGCAGTTAGTAAACCTCATGAAAGAAATGATTCGATTAAATCTCGGATATGACTGGCAAACCTTTGAAACATGGCGAAATGAATATCTGAAAAAGAGGGCGGCGGAATAGCTGCTCTCTTTTATATCAAAAATTAAAAGGAGATTAAACTATGGCATTTTCAAGACCGCAAAACAACCTTTCAACATTCCGAAGCATGCCGGATGTCATATCAGGCAGCGCGTCGACACTGAAAGCGTTGCTTGACGACCTCCACAACGCGAACGCAAACGAACTAATAACCCTAATCTGCGAACTGGAAGCCGCAACCGGCGCCGGGAAAATAGGCGCGAGCGTACAGGGTATTGACGGAAACAACATTCAAGCGTTACTCGCGTCACTGAATATAAAAATCGACGAAATAACGCAAGGATTAATTGTCGGTGCGATCCCCGACGGTTCTTTAAGCGAATCAATGCTCGCTGCCGCTCTCGCGGACAAAATAAACTCGGCTATAGCGGTATCAAACGCTTATTTAATATTTAAAACAGCAGGTAGCGCGAGCTTTACCGTCCCCAGAACGGGATATTACAAAGTACGCCTCCAGGGAGCGGGAGGCGGCGGAACGCTCAACACTTCATATTTTGTAAGCAACGCTACATACGAATGCGCCGGAGGCCCTTCCGGAGCATACTGCGAAGCTATTTTACATCTCATCAAAGACGATATAATTCCTCTTTCGATAGGCGAAGGAGGTGAAGGAGCCGGAAACAGCTTTTTCACGCTTGACGGCACGACGTCAGTAAGCAATTTTAACACGATTTACAAGAACACAACGCTTCATAACTCACCCGGCGGTGCGACGACATTCGGCTCCGGTGAGAACATTATAACCGCTCCCGGCGGATCAAGACTAACCTCTTCGCCAATGCCTTCAGCCGCGGGCCTTTATTCTTCAGCGCTGATGCTTGTAAAAGCCGGCATGATATGCGCAGACAATTCTTATGTCAGCGGAATCGAAAATGGTTATTCATATGCCGGACAGGCATTATACAGAGGCGCGGAAAGCTTTTCGGGCAATGGCGCGGACATATCCGGCACGTCAATTATTTCTCCTGGTTTCGGCGGCGGCGGTCTCGGCGGACGGTGGTATTTCGACGGCTCGACAACGATGACATTCAGAAGACAATCGGGAAAAGGCGGAAACGGACTTATCGTGATTGAATATGTTCAATAAAAATCGTCACAAAATTTATAAATAAAACGGAGGTTAAAATTCATGTCAAAAACAGCAAAGGGGCTTGTCGAGTATGCGAAAGCGCAGCTCGGCCGCCCGTATTGGTACGGCTCTTTCGGACAGCTCGCAAACGCGCGAGATCTCGATTGGTACGCAAGAACATATCCTGTTTATTGGACCGATTCCCGCGTCGTCCTGGCAAAGGAAAAACATATCGGGCAAAAGGTTCACGACTGCGTCGGACTGATAAAAGGCTATCTGTGGAGCTCAGACCCAAACAGTCCGGCGAAATACCGCGAAGATCAAGACGTTTCCGCGAATGGCATGCGCTTGAAATGCGTGGAAAGAGGCGATATCAACACAATTCCTGAAACGCCCGGTACGCTTGTTTTTATGTCCGGCCACGTCGGGATTTACATAGGGAATGGCGAGGTTATCGAAGCGCGCGGCTTTCAGTACGGCGTCGTAAAGACAAAGCTCTATGATCGTCCCTGGAAGTGGTGGGGTAAATGCCCGTGGATTGATTACAGCGTCTTATCGGCGGCGAATCAGGCTCAGATTAAAGCCGGCGACCGCATAACGATCCTCCCCGGCGCGAAGTACATTAACGGAAAGAGCGTTCCGGAGCGCTTCATCGGCAAAGCGTTCAATGTTCTTTCAATCTCAAACGGCAACGCGCTGATCCTTCAGCTCTTCAGTCGGATCGCTTATGAGTACATAAAAAAGCAATGAAAACGCCTAAGCTGCTCCCCGAATCAATGCAGAATCTGACGGAGTTTTCAAAATGGTTCGTCGTTACGGCCGTCCGCGTATGGATATGCGGCGGGCTATACGGCGGGATTGTGTTATTGATTCAAATATACCTGGCAACATACAGCATCGATCTCACCGGCTATTTGATGTATCTCGCCGTTCCGCTCACCGCCGGAGCTGTCGGGTATTTCTGTAAGGCGGCATTCGAGAACCGGGAGAAAATAAAGAATTCCCGCTTTGAGCAGCAGAACGAGCCGTATCTCAAAGGTTACGCGGAATTTATGGAAAAGGAGGACGAAGAAGCAGAAGGACAAAGCAATGAATTACACGTTTGAATTTACAATAAATGATCATTAAGCAAGAGTTTAAACAAAAACTCGGGTAAGCAAAAAGCTTACCCGAGTTTTTTGTTAAAAGGGAATGTTTATAATAAACATAATGGGAAATATAATTTCAGTCCTTTAGTCAAGTGCAGGAAGTGTCGGATCGCATCTTTGAGCATTTGCGTGGGCCAGTACTTTGCCCACGGGGGTAATTGTATAAAGTACAGGAATGGCATCCCACCAATTTCTCAACTGCTTTAAATTCTCATGTTCATCCCATTTTTCCATAAATTTTGATATATTTTGAGATTTGAGTTCCGAGTTACTATTATACAATGTGTATATTTTCTTAATCGCTTCTTTTTGGCTATCAGTAACTTCTATCATAGTTTTCAGCATCGTCTCTCGTCCATTTGAATCTATCTTCAGCAGACGGTAAAAAGAGAGTAAATCCAATCTATTGATATTTATTATTTGCAAACGCACAAATCCTGGAATCAACTCATGGTCACATAAAATATCATTTGGTAAATTGGCATTTTTGATTATTTCTGTTGCCTTTTGATAATTTTCTGACTGCTTATCAATGCCGACATCAACAAAGCCTGATAATATCTTGGTATAATATTGATCTAGTTTCTTTAAACTGCCTAATGATTCTATCCTTATAGCATCAAGAACATCAAGGTGTTCAATCCACTCTCTTCCTTTTGGTAAAGGTGCATATATAATTTTGCCAAAAAGAGAATTAAGTTTATTCAATGCATCATCTAGATATCCATTAGTTGGTATCCACCGGGAAACAGAGTAGGAAACTGTAATTCCTAACAAAGCTTCATCTGTAATCTCATCTACTATTTTCACAGCGCGATTTACGCCAGCTCGAATATTGCGATTAAGGCCATTTTTTGCTCTATGAATTAGTAACTCCGATAATAATTCATAATCGGCTGTGCGTTCAGTTGAAGCTGCCGATTTCTGTGCTTCTGAAAGAAGTATTTGTATGCTTGGATCTTTAAGCTCCACTAAAAGATTATTCTTCACTAAACGTGGGATAAGTTCGTTAGAAAAATGCTCAATTCTTTCTTTTGCGACTGCATACGCATCTTCCGTATATACAGACATTACATCGTGTAGTTTTTCATCAACTATTTCGCGAGCGCGCTTTTCATCAATTCCGCTATTAATAATAACCATACCTGCTTGAATTTGTTTAGAGTTGTCTCCTGCTTCTTGCCTCTGTTTTTCAAGCATCATCTTGACCTCCTATTTGTATTTGATTCGACTTGTCTCCAGCAGTTTGTTTCTGAGTAAAGGAAGCCATTACATCTTCGGATTTTGTATTATGTTTTTTTTGACAGAAATTACCCT comes from the Oscillospiraceae bacterium genome and includes:
- a CDS encoding NlpC/P60 family protein, which produces MSKTAKGLVEYAKAQLGRPYWYGSFGQLANARDLDWYARTYPVYWTDSRVVLAKEKHIGQKVHDCVGLIKGYLWSSDPNSPAKYREDQDVSANGMRLKCVERGDINTIPETPGTLVFMSGHVGIYIGNGEVIEARGFQYGVVKTKLYDRPWKWWGKCPWIDYSVLSAANQAQIKAGDRITILPGAKYINGKSVPERFIGKAFNVLSISNGNALILQLFSRIAYEYIKKQ
- a CDS encoding LPO_1073/Vpar_1526 family protein, which produces MMLEKQRQEAGDNSKQIQAGMVIINSGIDEKRAREIVDEKLHDVMSVYTEDAYAVAKERIEHFSNELIPRLVKNNLLVELKDPSIQILLSEAQKSAASTERTADYELLSELLIHRAKNGLNRNIRAGVNRAVKIVDEITDEALLGITVSYSVSRWIPTNGYLDDALNKLNSLFGKIIYAPLPKGREWIEHLDVLDAIRIESLGSLKKLDQYYTKILSGFVDVGIDKQSENYQKATEIIKNANLPNDILCDHELIPGFVRLQIININRLDLLSFYRLLKIDSNGRETMLKTMIEVTDSQKEAIKKIYTLYNSNSELKSQNISKFMEKWDEHENLKQLRNWWDAIPVLYTITPVGKVLAHANAQRCDPTLPALD